One window of Hydractinia symbiolongicarpus strain clone_291-10 chromosome 3, HSymV2.1, whole genome shotgun sequence genomic DNA carries:
- the LOC130635834 gene encoding uncharacterized protein LOC130635834 has translation MIMAESTCPIDNSYVTAMDALHGSPLKFQIKRKFVSTLTTSTKKKIKQKYKRSKKLLKLNFAAAVAPGQEENVLDFISSSDSDADDDNINQLINIYQASDSKSRLVILSLINHQKYTKQDIMKLFDCTKYQVDTARRWKSSSASLLLPMHQVHKRLKLDNNKCEHFLEFIFNSGLLQDVAYGVSHIKFDSGIVQKVANAVLTTKYSHAVTLYLMHCKTIGYHSLSESSLWRILKAVKPSKKKSLAGLDDTTAAGLNGFSCLQSIAEKYHRKDLSSKLERGKRYLKTKLQQHASNLDSDISTHNPLFALSDVTNENLQSSPLISDNVCHDCWDLCCCLDEFRELANILNVDPGILYDIQISACKILEYMKHQIRDSQQRKAKAWCFEQLTEQKGFWLKDFCQKILPIRHREGQREYFGKKGMSLHVDVFFFLDESEMKKQTYFTAIYRCDQGLSHVISIADVVLDEFKQDAPNVSQLYAKSDNAGCYHSNCSAESLHQLCQEKGIKLLRYDYNEPSCGKDQCDRESAAAKLVMRSYVDAGNNVLSASDIHDALHYGSGLKDSKVCVIEINPESVKVEGQKIKNISHYHSVEFKEDKMTFWRYFDVGEGVDVAYSEMHVASGAVVKVPFSSTCRESKKKMFSKPCADRQLCKLLFCPESGCGATFTTYKNYEEHMIVDNHDVKKHHSSMDLVRQSYVDKMKLSSMTSLPLFGNDLEIANVNMQCAITKSLTFASIAIEGWSLPVRSTFRFTDSQKDILLKLFMAGEESGHKVSPEDAAIEVRKKLSVTEYVTPQQVKSLFSRWSRQYRDGSLEYVSSVTEGTDNGFDDEMLATAQNQVIQQTSKEVLLKLENTYQVDEWIALRFGNTWFPAQVVEADDEGIVASCMHYAMGDGNNAFIFPNPKDQGFYDLDDIICKISAPTPKNNRYFWLTSEDFKNASTGFIN, from the exons ATGATTATGGCTGAGTCAACCTGCCCAATTGATAATTCGTATGTTACGGCAATGGATGCCTTACATGGCAGCCCATTAAAAttccaaataaaaagaaaatttgtgtCAACTCTCACTACCAGtaccaagaaaaaaattaaacaaaaatataaaagatctAAGAAACTGTTAAAGCTTAATTTCGCTGCTGCAGTTGCTCCAGGTCAGGAGGAAAATGTATTAGACTTTATTAGTTCTTCAGATTCCGATGCTGATGATGACAATATTAACCAACTCATAAATATTTACCAAGCAAGTGACTCTAAAAGCAG attGGTCATACTCTCTTTGATTAACCATCAGAAGTACACAAAACAAGATATTATGAAGTTATTTGATTGCACTAAATACCAGGTCGATACTGCTAGAAGGTGGAAATCTTCAAGTGCTTCATTGTTATTACCAATGCATCAGGTCCACAAACGACTTAAGCTTGATAATAATAAGTGTGAACACTTCCTTGAATTCATCTTCAATAGTGGCTTGTTGCAAGATGTAGCATATGGTGTATCACATATCAAGTTTGATAGTGGGATTGTTCAAAAAGTTGCCAATGCAGTTTTGACAACAAAGTATAGCCATGCTGTTACTTTGTATCTAATGCACTGCAAAACTATTGGATACCATAGCTTGTCAGAAAGTTCGTTATGGAGAATACTAAAAGCAGTTAAaccttctaaaaaaaaaagtttag CTGGCTTAGATGACACAACAGCTGCTGGATTAAATGGTTTTTCTTGCCTTCAAagtattgctgaaaaatatcaTAGGAAAGATTTGTCATCAAAGCTGGAACGTGGGAAAAGATATTTGAAAACCAAACTCCAACAACATGCAAGCAATCTTGATAGCGACATATCAACACACAATCCACTGTTTGCATTGAGTGATGTGACAAATGAAAATTTACAGTCATCACCACTTATTAGTGATAACGTTTGTCATGACTGTTGGGATCTGTGTTGTTGTTTGGATGAATTTAGGGAGTTAGCCAATATTCTTAATGTTGATCCTGGTATACTTTATGATATTCAAATATCTGCGTGTAAGATATTAGAATATATGAAACACCAAATCAGAGACAGTCAACAGAGGAAGGCAAAAGCTTGGTGCTTCGAGCAATTGACAGAACAAAAAGGATTTTGGTTAAAagatttttgccaaaaaatcctGCCAATTAGACATAGGGAAGGCCAGAGAGAATATTTCGGGAAAAAAGGAATGAGTCTTCATGTTGATGTGTTCTTTTTCCTTGATGAGAGTGAAATGAAAAAACAAACTTATTTTACTGCTATATACCGCTGTGACCAGGGCCTCAGTCATGTAATCTCGATTGCTGATGTAGTACTTGATGAGTTTAAACAGGATGCACCCAATGTCTCACAGTTATATGCAAAATCTGATAATGCAGGCTGCTATCATTCAAATTGTTCTGCTGAAAGCCTTCATCAGTTGTGTCAAGAGAAGGGGATCAAGCTGCTTCGATACGATTACAACGAACCTTCCTGTGGTAAAGATCAGTGTGATCGTGAAAGTGCTGCAGCAAAGTTAGTGATGAGAAGTTATGTAGATGCTGGAAACAATGTTTTGTCAGCGTCTGACATTCATGATGCATTGCACTATGGGTCTGGGTTAAAAGATTCAAAAGTATGTGTTATAGAGATTAACCCAGAATCTGTGAAAGTGGAAggtcagaaaattaaaaatattagccATTATCATTCTGTAGAATTTAAAGAGGATAAAATGACCTTTTGGAGATATTTTGATGTTGGTGAAGGTGTTGATGTTGCCTATTCTGAGATGCATGTTGCATCAGGCGCAGTTGTGAAGGTACCATTTAGTAGCACTTGCagggaaagtaaaaaaaagatgttttcaAAACCCTGTGCAGATAGGCAGCTCTGTAAGTTATTGTTTTGTCCAGAGTCTGGCTGTGGTGCAACATTCACAACATACAAGAACTACGAAGAGCACATGATAGTAGATAATCATGATGTCAAGAAACACCATTCTTCCATGGACTTAGTGAGACAATCATATGTTGACAAAATGAAGTTGTCATCGATGACATCTTTGCCTTTATTTGGAAATGATCTAGAGATTGCAAATGTTAACATGCAATGTGCCATAACAAAAAGTCTAACTTTTGCGAGTATTGCCATTGAAGGATGGTCTTTGCCAGTTAGATCTACTTTTCGATTTACAGATTCTCAAAAGgatattcttttgaaattattcATGGCTGGAGAAGAATCTGGACACAAGGTCAGTCCAGAAGATGCTGCCATAGAAGTAAGAAAGAAGTTGTCTGTTACTGAATATGTAACACCACAACAAGTAAAGTCGTTATTTTCAAGGTGGTCCAGGCAATATAGAGATGGAAGTTTGGAATATGTTAGTTCAGTGACTGAAGGTACTGACAACGGCTTTGATGATGAAATGCTTGCTACAGCTCAGAATCAGGTCATCCAGCAAACATCAAAAGAAGTACTTCTTAAACTTGAAAATACATATCAAGTTGATGAATGGATAGCTTTGCGCTTTGGGAATACTTGGTTTCCGGCTCAAGTTGTAGAG GCAGATGATGAGGGTATTGTAGCAAGTTGTATGCATTATGCCATGGGCGATGGAAACAATGcatttatttttccaaatccaaaAGATCAAGGGTTCTACGATCTTGATGATATTATTTGCAAAATTTCAGCACCAACTCCAAAGAATAATAGATATTTTTGGTTAACCTCTGAAGATTTCAAAAACGCTAGCACAGGATTTATTAATTAG
- the LOC130635838 gene encoding farnesyl pyrophosphate synthase-like: MMVIGTVDFFRKGKPTKGEIQRAIILGWCVEILQAVFLVADDVMDRSEVRRGKPCWYKRCGLVAINDTYLMEHSIFKLIDKHFSETSYIFKLYRTFHHIIYLTAMGQELDMLASEPPEGEFSLDSFTKEKYKSIVKYKTAFYSFYLPVCLGMHIVQVEDEQVFRDAESVLLKLGEFFQIQDDYLDCFGDPNIMGKVGRDIEDRKCSWLVVQALDRANDKQREILKKNYGKDNATSVSIVKELYKELGLENVYNTYEEESYKNLCECIDAYSENFPKQFFLFLTDKLYKRQK; encoded by the coding sequence ATGATGGTGATAGGAACAGTTGATTTTTTTCGCAAAGGAAAACCAACTAAAGGGGAAATCCAACGAGCAATTATTCTTGGATGGTGTGTTGAAATTCTTCAAGCTGTGTTTTTAGTTGCTGATGATGTAATGGATCGTTCTGAAGTGAGACGCGGAAaaccatgttggtacaaaaggTGTGGTCTTGTTGCAATCAATGATACATATTTGATGGAGCATTCTATTTTTAAGTTAATTGATAAGCACTTTAGTGAGACATCATATATTTTTAAACTATatagaacttttcatcataTTATTTACTTGACAGCAATGGGACAAGAACTTGACATGCTTGCTTCAGAACCACCTGAGGGTGAATTTTCCTTGGATTCGTTtactaaagaaaaatataaatctaTAGTAAAGTACAAAACTGCTTTCTACTCGTTTTATTTGCCAGTATGTTTGGGTATGCACATAGTTCAAGTAGAAGATGAACAAGTATTTCGAGATGCAGAATCAGTGCTTCTTAAGTTAGGTGAATTCTTTCAAATCCAAGACGACTATTTGGATTGTTTTGGAGATCCTAATATTATGGGGAAAGTTGGCCGAGATATTGAAGATCGCAAGTGTTCATGGTTAGTTGTACAAGCATTAGACCGAGCCAATGACAAACAAAGagagattttaaaaaagaattatggtAAAGATAATGCCACATCTGTTTCAATTGTTAAGGAGTTGTATAAAGAGTTAGGACTTGAGAATGTTTATAATACTTATGAAGAGGAAAGCTATAAGAATTTATGTGAATGCATAGATGCATATTCAGAAAATTTCCCAAAgcaattttttctgtttttaactgATAAGTTATACAAACGACAAAAATag